From the genome of Danio rerio strain Tuebingen ecotype United States chromosome 2, GRCz12tu, whole genome shotgun sequence, one region includes:
- the fubp1 gene encoding far upstream element-binding protein 1 isoform X1: MADYSNVAPPSSNAGGGMNDAFKDALQRARQIAAKIGGDGVPPSPVSNDFGYGGQKRPLEDGDQPETKKVPPSDPFSAVMGGMGGPPRSVSEEFKVPDGMVGFIIGRGGEQISRLQQESGCKIQIAPDSGGMPDRSVTLTGSPDAIMTAKRLLSEIVEKGRPSPAFHHNDGPGMSVHEMMIPASKAGLVIGKGGETIKQLQERAGVKMVMIQDGPQNTGADKPLRISGDPFKVQQAKDMVMDLIRDQGFREQRGEYGSRAGGGGGGGESLDVPVPRFAVGIVIGRSGEMIKKIQNDTGVRIQFKPDDGSTPERIAQIMGPPDRAQHAADIITDLLRSVQAGGPPGHGGGGGGGGGGRGRGRGQGNWNMGPPGGLQEFTFTVPTMKTGLIIGKGGETIKNISQQSGARIELQRNPPPNSDPNIKIFTVRGSPQQIDYARQLVEEKIGGPVSPMGGPHGPPGPHGGPSHGPPGPQGPPAPMGPYNPGPYGQGPPGPHGPPAPYQPQGWGNGYPHWQQGQPDPTVCSPDKAAADANAAAWAAYYSQYQQQPQGPMTPTSAAPGTTQANGQGDPQAPGQSGQADNTKAWEEYYKKLGQGQPQQDYTKAWEEYYKKQGELSQAAPQAAAAATATQPGGQPDYSAAWAEYYRQQAAYYGQGAPQAMGGAPQAQQGQ; this comes from the exons ATGGCCGACTACTCTAACGTGGCTCCGCCGTCTTCGAACGCCGGTGGAGGGATGAACGACGCATTTAAAGATGCTCTTCAGAGGGCCAGACAG atCGCTGCAAAAATAGGAGGTGATGGGGTACCGCCCTCTCCAGTTTCCAATGACTTTGGTTATGGAGGACAGAAGAGGCCCCTTGAAGATGGAG atCAACCAGAAACAAAGAAAGTTCCACCAAGTGATC CTTTTTCAGCTGTAATGGGAGGCATGGGTGGCCCACCAAG GTCTGTATCTGAAGAGTTCAAGGTCCCAGATGGCATGGTTGGCTTCA TCATTGGAAGAGGAGGAGAACAGATTTCAAGACTGCAACAGGAATCTGGCTGCAAAATACAGATTGCTCCTG ACAGTGGTGGTATGCCTGATAGGTCAGTGACGTTAACTGGTTCACCAGATGCAATCAT GACTGCTAAGAGGCTGCTCTCAGAGATTGTAGAGAAAGGCAGACCATCTCCAGCGTTCCACCACAATGATGGACCAGGGATGTCTGTTCATGAGATGATGATCCCTGCCTCCAAAGCGGGCCTGGTCATTGGAAAGGGAGGGGAAACGATCAAACAGTTACAG GAACGGGCTGGAGTCAAAATGGTGATGATTCAAGATGGACCCCAAAACACAGGCGCTGATAAACCACTCAGGATCTCTGGTGATCCTTTCAAAGTTCAG caAGCTAAAGACATGGTAATGGATCTGATTAGAGATCAGGGTTTTCGTGAACAGAGAGGAGAGTATGGCTCTAGAgcaggtggtggtggtggaggaGGAGAGAGTTTGGAT GTCCCTGTGCCAAGGTTTGCTGTGGGTATTGTGATTGGCCGGAGTGGCGAAATGATCAAGAAGATTCAGAATGATACTGGTGTGAGGATTCAGTTCAAACCAG ATGATGGCAGCACACCAGAAAGGATTGCTCAGATTATGGGACCCCCAGATAGAGCACAGCATGCAGCAGATATCATAACTGATCTACTGAGGAGTGTGCAGGCCGGAGGACCCCCTGGTCATGGTGGTGGTGGCGGTGGGGGCGGCGGCGGCAGAGGAAGAGGCCGTGGACAGGGAAACTGGAACATGGGCCCTCCTGGTGGTCTGCAGGAATTTACTTTTACTGTACCTACCATGAAGACTGGCCTCATTATTGGCAAAG gTGGTGAAACTATTAAAAACATAAGCCAGCAGTCTGGAGCCAGGATAGAATTGCAAAGAAACCCTCCTCCTAATTCGGATCCTAATATAAAGATCTTCACAGTCCGTGGGTCACCCCAACAAATTGATTATGCCAGGCAATTGGTCGAGGAGAAGATAGga GGTCCAGTTAGCCCTATGGGTGGTCCTCATGGTCCACCTGGGCCACATGGAGGACCTTCTCATGGACCTCCTGGTCCTCAGGGACCACCTGCTCCCATGGGCCCTTACAACCCTGGGCCTTATGGCCAGGGCCCACCTGGACCACA TGGACCCCCAGCACCATACCAACCTCAAGGCTGGGGCAATGGATACCCCCACTGGCAGCAAGGACAGCCTGATCCTA CTGTTTGTTCCCCAGATAAAGCAGCGGCTGATGCTAATGCTGCAGCATGGGCTGCCTATTATTCTCAGTACCAGCAGCAGCCTCAGGGTCCAATGACACCCACCTCGGCAGCCCCAGGCACAACCCAAGCCAATGGACAAG GTGACCCGCAAGCTCCCGGTCAAAGTGGACAGGCAGATAACACCAAGGCCTGGGAGGAATATTACAAGAAATTGG GTCAAGGCCAGCCTCAGCAGGACTACACCAAGGCGTGGGAAGAGTACTATAAGAAGCAAGGTGAGCTAA GTCAAGCTGCTCCTCAAGCAGCTGCAGCAGCAACGGCAACACAGCCCGGAGGTCAGCCGGATTACAGTGCAGCGTGGGCCGAGTATTACCGCCAACAGGCCGCCTACTATGGTCAAGGAGCCCCTCAGGCAATGGGTGGTGCACCCCAGGCTCAGCAG GGCCAGTAA
- the fubp1 gene encoding far upstream element-binding protein 1, with product MADYSNVAPPSSNAGGGMNDAFKDALQRARQIAAKIGGDGVPPSPVSNDFGYGGQKRPLEDGDQPETKKVPPSDPFSAVMGGMGGPPRSVSEEFKVPDGMVGFIIGRGGEQISRLQQESGCKIQIAPDSGGMPDRSVTLTGSPDAIMTAKRLLSEIVEKGRPSPAFHHNDGPGMSVHEMMIPASKAGLVIGKGGETIKQLQERAGVKMVMIQDGPQNTGADKPLRISGDPFKVQQAKDMVMDLIRDQGFREQRGEYGSRAGGGGGGGESLDVPVPRFAVGIVIGRSGEMIKKIQNDTGVRIQFKPDDGSTPERIAQIMGPPDRAQHAADIITDLLRSVQAGGPPGHGGGGGGGGGGRGRGRGQGNWNMGPPGGLQEFTFTVPTMKTGLIIGKGGETIKNISQQSGARIELQRNPPPNSDPNIKIFTVRGSPQQIDYARQLVEEKIGGPVSPMGGPHGPPGPHGGPSHGPPGPQGPPAPMGPYNPGPYGQGPPGPHGPPAPYQPQGWGNGYPHWQQGQPDPTVCSPDKAAADANAAAWAAYYSQYQQQPQGPMTPTSAAPGTTQANGQGQGQPQQDYTKAWEEYYKKQGQAAPQAAAAATATQPGGQPDYSAAWAEYYRQQAAYYGQGAPQAMGGAPQAQQGQ from the exons ATGGCCGACTACTCTAACGTGGCTCCGCCGTCTTCGAACGCCGGTGGAGGGATGAACGACGCATTTAAAGATGCTCTTCAGAGGGCCAGACAG atCGCTGCAAAAATAGGAGGTGATGGGGTACCGCCCTCTCCAGTTTCCAATGACTTTGGTTATGGAGGACAGAAGAGGCCCCTTGAAGATGGAG atCAACCAGAAACAAAGAAAGTTCCACCAAGTGATC CTTTTTCAGCTGTAATGGGAGGCATGGGTGGCCCACCAAG GTCTGTATCTGAAGAGTTCAAGGTCCCAGATGGCATGGTTGGCTTCA TCATTGGAAGAGGAGGAGAACAGATTTCAAGACTGCAACAGGAATCTGGCTGCAAAATACAGATTGCTCCTG ACAGTGGTGGTATGCCTGATAGGTCAGTGACGTTAACTGGTTCACCAGATGCAATCAT GACTGCTAAGAGGCTGCTCTCAGAGATTGTAGAGAAAGGCAGACCATCTCCAGCGTTCCACCACAATGATGGACCAGGGATGTCTGTTCATGAGATGATGATCCCTGCCTCCAAAGCGGGCCTGGTCATTGGAAAGGGAGGGGAAACGATCAAACAGTTACAG GAACGGGCTGGAGTCAAAATGGTGATGATTCAAGATGGACCCCAAAACACAGGCGCTGATAAACCACTCAGGATCTCTGGTGATCCTTTCAAAGTTCAG caAGCTAAAGACATGGTAATGGATCTGATTAGAGATCAGGGTTTTCGTGAACAGAGAGGAGAGTATGGCTCTAGAgcaggtggtggtggtggaggaGGAGAGAGTTTGGAT GTCCCTGTGCCAAGGTTTGCTGTGGGTATTGTGATTGGCCGGAGTGGCGAAATGATCAAGAAGATTCAGAATGATACTGGTGTGAGGATTCAGTTCAAACCAG ATGATGGCAGCACACCAGAAAGGATTGCTCAGATTATGGGACCCCCAGATAGAGCACAGCATGCAGCAGATATCATAACTGATCTACTGAGGAGTGTGCAGGCCGGAGGACCCCCTGGTCATGGTGGTGGTGGCGGTGGGGGCGGCGGCGGCAGAGGAAGAGGCCGTGGACAGGGAAACTGGAACATGGGCCCTCCTGGTGGTCTGCAGGAATTTACTTTTACTGTACCTACCATGAAGACTGGCCTCATTATTGGCAAAG gTGGTGAAACTATTAAAAACATAAGCCAGCAGTCTGGAGCCAGGATAGAATTGCAAAGAAACCCTCCTCCTAATTCGGATCCTAATATAAAGATCTTCACAGTCCGTGGGTCACCCCAACAAATTGATTATGCCAGGCAATTGGTCGAGGAGAAGATAGga GGTCCAGTTAGCCCTATGGGTGGTCCTCATGGTCCACCTGGGCCACATGGAGGACCTTCTCATGGACCTCCTGGTCCTCAGGGACCACCTGCTCCCATGGGCCCTTACAACCCTGGGCCTTATGGCCAGGGCCCACCTGGACCACA TGGACCCCCAGCACCATACCAACCTCAAGGCTGGGGCAATGGATACCCCCACTGGCAGCAAGGACAGCCTGATCCTA CTGTTTGTTCCCCAGATAAAGCAGCGGCTGATGCTAATGCTGCAGCATGGGCTGCCTATTATTCTCAGTACCAGCAGCAGCCTCAGGGTCCAATGACACCCACCTCGGCAGCCCCAGGCACAACCCAAGCCAATGGACAAG GTCAAGGCCAGCCTCAGCAGGACTACACCAAGGCGTGGGAAGAGTACTATAAGAAGCAAG GTCAAGCTGCTCCTCAAGCAGCTGCAGCAGCAACGGCAACACAGCCCGGAGGTCAGCCGGATTACAGTGCAGCGTGGGCCGAGTATTACCGCCAACAGGCCGCCTACTATGGTCAAGGAGCCCCTCAGGCAATGGGTGGTGCACCCCAGGCTCAGCAG GGCCAGTAA
- the fubp1 gene encoding far upstream element-binding protein 1 isoform X5: MADYSNVAPPSSNAGGGMNDAFKDALQRARQIAAKIGGDGVPPSPVSNDFGYGGQKRPLEDGDQPETKKVPPSDPFSAVMGGMGGPPRSVSEEFKVPDGMVGFIIGRGGEQISRLQQESGCKIQIAPDSGGMPDRSVTLTGSPDAIMTAKRLLSEIVEKGRPSPAFHHNDGPGMSVHEMMIPASKAGLVIGKGGETIKQLQERAGVKMVMIQDGPQNTGADKPLRISGDPFKVQQAKDMVMDLIRDQGFREQRGEYGSRAGGGGGGGESLDVPVPRFAVGIVIGRSGEMIKKIQNDTGVRIQFKPDDGSTPERIAQIMGPPDRAQHAADIITDLLRSVQAGGPPGHGGGGGGGGGGRGRGRGQGNWNMGPPGGLQEFTFTVPTMKTGLIIGKGGETIKNISQQSGARIELQRNPPPNSDPNIKIFTVRGSPQQIDYARQLVEEKIGGPVSPMGGPHGPPGPHGGPSHGPPGPQGPPAPMGPYNPGPYGQGPPGPHGPPAPYQPQGWGNGYPHWQQGQPDPTVCSPDKAAADANAAAWAAYYSQYQQQPQGPMTPTSAAPGTTQANGQGQGQPQQDYTKAWEEYYKKQGELSQAAPQAAAAATATQPGGQPDYSAAWAEYYRQQAAYYGQGAPQAMGGAPQAQQGQ, from the exons ATGGCCGACTACTCTAACGTGGCTCCGCCGTCTTCGAACGCCGGTGGAGGGATGAACGACGCATTTAAAGATGCTCTTCAGAGGGCCAGACAG atCGCTGCAAAAATAGGAGGTGATGGGGTACCGCCCTCTCCAGTTTCCAATGACTTTGGTTATGGAGGACAGAAGAGGCCCCTTGAAGATGGAG atCAACCAGAAACAAAGAAAGTTCCACCAAGTGATC CTTTTTCAGCTGTAATGGGAGGCATGGGTGGCCCACCAAG GTCTGTATCTGAAGAGTTCAAGGTCCCAGATGGCATGGTTGGCTTCA TCATTGGAAGAGGAGGAGAACAGATTTCAAGACTGCAACAGGAATCTGGCTGCAAAATACAGATTGCTCCTG ACAGTGGTGGTATGCCTGATAGGTCAGTGACGTTAACTGGTTCACCAGATGCAATCAT GACTGCTAAGAGGCTGCTCTCAGAGATTGTAGAGAAAGGCAGACCATCTCCAGCGTTCCACCACAATGATGGACCAGGGATGTCTGTTCATGAGATGATGATCCCTGCCTCCAAAGCGGGCCTGGTCATTGGAAAGGGAGGGGAAACGATCAAACAGTTACAG GAACGGGCTGGAGTCAAAATGGTGATGATTCAAGATGGACCCCAAAACACAGGCGCTGATAAACCACTCAGGATCTCTGGTGATCCTTTCAAAGTTCAG caAGCTAAAGACATGGTAATGGATCTGATTAGAGATCAGGGTTTTCGTGAACAGAGAGGAGAGTATGGCTCTAGAgcaggtggtggtggtggaggaGGAGAGAGTTTGGAT GTCCCTGTGCCAAGGTTTGCTGTGGGTATTGTGATTGGCCGGAGTGGCGAAATGATCAAGAAGATTCAGAATGATACTGGTGTGAGGATTCAGTTCAAACCAG ATGATGGCAGCACACCAGAAAGGATTGCTCAGATTATGGGACCCCCAGATAGAGCACAGCATGCAGCAGATATCATAACTGATCTACTGAGGAGTGTGCAGGCCGGAGGACCCCCTGGTCATGGTGGTGGTGGCGGTGGGGGCGGCGGCGGCAGAGGAAGAGGCCGTGGACAGGGAAACTGGAACATGGGCCCTCCTGGTGGTCTGCAGGAATTTACTTTTACTGTACCTACCATGAAGACTGGCCTCATTATTGGCAAAG gTGGTGAAACTATTAAAAACATAAGCCAGCAGTCTGGAGCCAGGATAGAATTGCAAAGAAACCCTCCTCCTAATTCGGATCCTAATATAAAGATCTTCACAGTCCGTGGGTCACCCCAACAAATTGATTATGCCAGGCAATTGGTCGAGGAGAAGATAGga GGTCCAGTTAGCCCTATGGGTGGTCCTCATGGTCCACCTGGGCCACATGGAGGACCTTCTCATGGACCTCCTGGTCCTCAGGGACCACCTGCTCCCATGGGCCCTTACAACCCTGGGCCTTATGGCCAGGGCCCACCTGGACCACA TGGACCCCCAGCACCATACCAACCTCAAGGCTGGGGCAATGGATACCCCCACTGGCAGCAAGGACAGCCTGATCCTA CTGTTTGTTCCCCAGATAAAGCAGCGGCTGATGCTAATGCTGCAGCATGGGCTGCCTATTATTCTCAGTACCAGCAGCAGCCTCAGGGTCCAATGACACCCACCTCGGCAGCCCCAGGCACAACCCAAGCCAATGGACAAG GTCAAGGCCAGCCTCAGCAGGACTACACCAAGGCGTGGGAAGAGTACTATAAGAAGCAAGGTGAGCTAA GTCAAGCTGCTCCTCAAGCAGCTGCAGCAGCAACGGCAACACAGCCCGGAGGTCAGCCGGATTACAGTGCAGCGTGGGCCGAGTATTACCGCCAACAGGCCGCCTACTATGGTCAAGGAGCCCCTCAGGCAATGGGTGGTGCACCCCAGGCTCAGCAG GGCCAGTAA
- the fubp1 gene encoding far upstream element-binding protein 1 isoform X2 has protein sequence MADYSNVAPPSSNAGGGMNDAFKDALQRARQIAAKIGGDGVPPSPVSNDFGYGGQKRPLEDGDQPETKKVPPSDPFSAVMGGMGGPPRSVSEEFKVPDGMVGFIIGRGGEQISRLQQESGCKIQIAPDSGGMPDRSVTLTGSPDAIMTAKRLLSEIVEKGRPSPAFHHNDGPGMSVHEMMIPASKAGLVIGKGGETIKQLQERAGVKMVMIQDGPQNTGADKPLRISGDPFKVQQAKDMVMDLIRDQGFREQRGEYGSRAGGGGGGGESLDVPVPRFAVGIVIGRSGEMIKKIQNDTGVRIQFKPDDGSTPERIAQIMGPPDRAQHAADIITDLLRSVQAGGPPGHGGGGGGGGGGRGRGRGQGNWNMGPPGGLQEFTFTVPTMKTGLIIGKGGETIKNISQQSGARIELQRNPPPNSDPNIKIFTVRGSPQQIDYARQLVEEKIGGPVSPMGGPHGPPGPHGGPSHGPPGPQGPPAPMGPYNPGPYGQGPPGPHGPPAPYQPQGWGNGYPHWQQGQPDPTVCSPDKAAADANAAAWAAYYSQYQQQPQGPMTPTSAAPGTTQANGQGDPQAPGQSGQADNTKAWEEYYKKLGQGQPQQDYTKAWEEYYKKQGQAAPQAAAAATATQPGGQPDYSAAWAEYYRQQAAYYGQGAPQAMGGAPQAQQGQ, from the exons ATGGCCGACTACTCTAACGTGGCTCCGCCGTCTTCGAACGCCGGTGGAGGGATGAACGACGCATTTAAAGATGCTCTTCAGAGGGCCAGACAG atCGCTGCAAAAATAGGAGGTGATGGGGTACCGCCCTCTCCAGTTTCCAATGACTTTGGTTATGGAGGACAGAAGAGGCCCCTTGAAGATGGAG atCAACCAGAAACAAAGAAAGTTCCACCAAGTGATC CTTTTTCAGCTGTAATGGGAGGCATGGGTGGCCCACCAAG GTCTGTATCTGAAGAGTTCAAGGTCCCAGATGGCATGGTTGGCTTCA TCATTGGAAGAGGAGGAGAACAGATTTCAAGACTGCAACAGGAATCTGGCTGCAAAATACAGATTGCTCCTG ACAGTGGTGGTATGCCTGATAGGTCAGTGACGTTAACTGGTTCACCAGATGCAATCAT GACTGCTAAGAGGCTGCTCTCAGAGATTGTAGAGAAAGGCAGACCATCTCCAGCGTTCCACCACAATGATGGACCAGGGATGTCTGTTCATGAGATGATGATCCCTGCCTCCAAAGCGGGCCTGGTCATTGGAAAGGGAGGGGAAACGATCAAACAGTTACAG GAACGGGCTGGAGTCAAAATGGTGATGATTCAAGATGGACCCCAAAACACAGGCGCTGATAAACCACTCAGGATCTCTGGTGATCCTTTCAAAGTTCAG caAGCTAAAGACATGGTAATGGATCTGATTAGAGATCAGGGTTTTCGTGAACAGAGAGGAGAGTATGGCTCTAGAgcaggtggtggtggtggaggaGGAGAGAGTTTGGAT GTCCCTGTGCCAAGGTTTGCTGTGGGTATTGTGATTGGCCGGAGTGGCGAAATGATCAAGAAGATTCAGAATGATACTGGTGTGAGGATTCAGTTCAAACCAG ATGATGGCAGCACACCAGAAAGGATTGCTCAGATTATGGGACCCCCAGATAGAGCACAGCATGCAGCAGATATCATAACTGATCTACTGAGGAGTGTGCAGGCCGGAGGACCCCCTGGTCATGGTGGTGGTGGCGGTGGGGGCGGCGGCGGCAGAGGAAGAGGCCGTGGACAGGGAAACTGGAACATGGGCCCTCCTGGTGGTCTGCAGGAATTTACTTTTACTGTACCTACCATGAAGACTGGCCTCATTATTGGCAAAG gTGGTGAAACTATTAAAAACATAAGCCAGCAGTCTGGAGCCAGGATAGAATTGCAAAGAAACCCTCCTCCTAATTCGGATCCTAATATAAAGATCTTCACAGTCCGTGGGTCACCCCAACAAATTGATTATGCCAGGCAATTGGTCGAGGAGAAGATAGga GGTCCAGTTAGCCCTATGGGTGGTCCTCATGGTCCACCTGGGCCACATGGAGGACCTTCTCATGGACCTCCTGGTCCTCAGGGACCACCTGCTCCCATGGGCCCTTACAACCCTGGGCCTTATGGCCAGGGCCCACCTGGACCACA TGGACCCCCAGCACCATACCAACCTCAAGGCTGGGGCAATGGATACCCCCACTGGCAGCAAGGACAGCCTGATCCTA CTGTTTGTTCCCCAGATAAAGCAGCGGCTGATGCTAATGCTGCAGCATGGGCTGCCTATTATTCTCAGTACCAGCAGCAGCCTCAGGGTCCAATGACACCCACCTCGGCAGCCCCAGGCACAACCCAAGCCAATGGACAAG GTGACCCGCAAGCTCCCGGTCAAAGTGGACAGGCAGATAACACCAAGGCCTGGGAGGAATATTACAAGAAATTGG GTCAAGGCCAGCCTCAGCAGGACTACACCAAGGCGTGGGAAGAGTACTATAAGAAGCAAG GTCAAGCTGCTCCTCAAGCAGCTGCAGCAGCAACGGCAACACAGCCCGGAGGTCAGCCGGATTACAGTGCAGCGTGGGCCGAGTATTACCGCCAACAGGCCGCCTACTATGGTCAAGGAGCCCCTCAGGCAATGGGTGGTGCACCCCAGGCTCAGCAG GGCCAGTAA
- the fubp1 gene encoding far upstream element-binding protein 1 isoform X3: protein MADYSNVAPPSSNAGGGMNDAFKDALQRARQIAAKIGGDGVPPSPVSNDFGYGGQKRPLEDGDQPETKKVPPSDPFSAVMGGMGGPPRSVSEEFKVPDGMVGFIIGRGGEQISRLQQESGCKIQIAPDSGGMPDRSVTLTGSPDAIMTAKRLLSEIVEKGRPSPAFHHNDGPGMSVHEMMIPASKAGLVIGKGGETIKQLQERAGVKMVMIQDGPQNTGADKPLRISGDPFKVQQAKDMVMDLIRDQGFREQRGEYGSRAGGGGGGGESLDVPVPRFAVGIVIGRSGEMIKKIQNDTGVRIQFKPDDGSTPERIAQIMGPPDRAQHAADIITDLLRSVQAGGPPGHGGGGGGGGGGRGRGRGQGNWNMGPPGGLQEFTFTVPTMKTGLIIGKGGETIKNISQQSGARIELQRNPPPNSDPNIKIFTVRGSPQQIDYARQLVEEKIGGPVSPMGGPHGPPGPHGGPSHGPPGPQGPPAPMGPYNPGPYGQGPPGPHGPPAPYQPQGWGNGYPHWQQGQPDPNKAAADANAAAWAAYYSQYQQQPQGPMTPTSAAPGTTQANGQGDPQAPGQSGQADNTKAWEEYYKKLGQGQPQQDYTKAWEEYYKKQGELSQAAPQAAAAATATQPGGQPDYSAAWAEYYRQQAAYYGQGAPQAMGGAPQAQQGQ from the exons ATGGCCGACTACTCTAACGTGGCTCCGCCGTCTTCGAACGCCGGTGGAGGGATGAACGACGCATTTAAAGATGCTCTTCAGAGGGCCAGACAG atCGCTGCAAAAATAGGAGGTGATGGGGTACCGCCCTCTCCAGTTTCCAATGACTTTGGTTATGGAGGACAGAAGAGGCCCCTTGAAGATGGAG atCAACCAGAAACAAAGAAAGTTCCACCAAGTGATC CTTTTTCAGCTGTAATGGGAGGCATGGGTGGCCCACCAAG GTCTGTATCTGAAGAGTTCAAGGTCCCAGATGGCATGGTTGGCTTCA TCATTGGAAGAGGAGGAGAACAGATTTCAAGACTGCAACAGGAATCTGGCTGCAAAATACAGATTGCTCCTG ACAGTGGTGGTATGCCTGATAGGTCAGTGACGTTAACTGGTTCACCAGATGCAATCAT GACTGCTAAGAGGCTGCTCTCAGAGATTGTAGAGAAAGGCAGACCATCTCCAGCGTTCCACCACAATGATGGACCAGGGATGTCTGTTCATGAGATGATGATCCCTGCCTCCAAAGCGGGCCTGGTCATTGGAAAGGGAGGGGAAACGATCAAACAGTTACAG GAACGGGCTGGAGTCAAAATGGTGATGATTCAAGATGGACCCCAAAACACAGGCGCTGATAAACCACTCAGGATCTCTGGTGATCCTTTCAAAGTTCAG caAGCTAAAGACATGGTAATGGATCTGATTAGAGATCAGGGTTTTCGTGAACAGAGAGGAGAGTATGGCTCTAGAgcaggtggtggtggtggaggaGGAGAGAGTTTGGAT GTCCCTGTGCCAAGGTTTGCTGTGGGTATTGTGATTGGCCGGAGTGGCGAAATGATCAAGAAGATTCAGAATGATACTGGTGTGAGGATTCAGTTCAAACCAG ATGATGGCAGCACACCAGAAAGGATTGCTCAGATTATGGGACCCCCAGATAGAGCACAGCATGCAGCAGATATCATAACTGATCTACTGAGGAGTGTGCAGGCCGGAGGACCCCCTGGTCATGGTGGTGGTGGCGGTGGGGGCGGCGGCGGCAGAGGAAGAGGCCGTGGACAGGGAAACTGGAACATGGGCCCTCCTGGTGGTCTGCAGGAATTTACTTTTACTGTACCTACCATGAAGACTGGCCTCATTATTGGCAAAG gTGGTGAAACTATTAAAAACATAAGCCAGCAGTCTGGAGCCAGGATAGAATTGCAAAGAAACCCTCCTCCTAATTCGGATCCTAATATAAAGATCTTCACAGTCCGTGGGTCACCCCAACAAATTGATTATGCCAGGCAATTGGTCGAGGAGAAGATAGga GGTCCAGTTAGCCCTATGGGTGGTCCTCATGGTCCACCTGGGCCACATGGAGGACCTTCTCATGGACCTCCTGGTCCTCAGGGACCACCTGCTCCCATGGGCCCTTACAACCCTGGGCCTTATGGCCAGGGCCCACCTGGACCACA TGGACCCCCAGCACCATACCAACCTCAAGGCTGGGGCAATGGATACCCCCACTGGCAGCAAGGACAGCCTGATCCTA ATAAAGCAGCGGCTGATGCTAATGCTGCAGCATGGGCTGCCTATTATTCTCAGTACCAGCAGCAGCCTCAGGGTCCAATGACACCCACCTCGGCAGCCCCAGGCACAACCCAAGCCAATGGACAAG GTGACCCGCAAGCTCCCGGTCAAAGTGGACAGGCAGATAACACCAAGGCCTGGGAGGAATATTACAAGAAATTGG GTCAAGGCCAGCCTCAGCAGGACTACACCAAGGCGTGGGAAGAGTACTATAAGAAGCAAGGTGAGCTAA GTCAAGCTGCTCCTCAAGCAGCTGCAGCAGCAACGGCAACACAGCCCGGAGGTCAGCCGGATTACAGTGCAGCGTGGGCCGAGTATTACCGCCAACAGGCCGCCTACTATGGTCAAGGAGCCCCTCAGGCAATGGGTGGTGCACCCCAGGCTCAGCAG GGCCAGTAA